Proteins found in one Terriglobales bacterium genomic segment:
- a CDS encoding acyl-CoA dehydratase activase — protein MRLVAGIDIGSAMTKAVVMQADGTSPRVIGRGVVKTGVQLERAAHMALELATQQAGVRLIDVYIATTGFGRYAAPFRDIQITEITSAARGARFLVSATTTVLDIGSQSTRAIRLTEGGRVAQFKSNDKCAAGSGSFIVRAAKYLEVRVEDVGELALKAENPQPISSVCAVLAESEIINHVSAGVGVEDILRGIYDSLADRASLLLKRVGMGKELTFLGGVARQRGMVRALEERLGVSVHVPEGCDEVCAIGAALLGLKRLEARQPAPALR, from the coding sequence ATGCGACTGGTCGCGGGCATTGATATCGGCTCGGCGATGACCAAAGCGGTGGTGATGCAAGCCGATGGAACCTCACCACGGGTCATCGGGCGGGGTGTGGTCAAGACCGGCGTGCAGCTCGAGCGCGCCGCCCACATGGCGCTGGAACTCGCCACCCAGCAGGCCGGGGTCAGACTCATCGATGTGTACATTGCCACTACCGGCTTCGGCCGCTATGCGGCGCCCTTCCGCGACATCCAGATCACCGAGATCACCAGCGCCGCCCGCGGCGCCCGCTTCCTGGTTTCCGCCACCACCACGGTGCTCGACATCGGCAGTCAATCCACGCGCGCCATCCGGCTCACCGAGGGCGGGCGGGTGGCGCAGTTCAAAAGCAACGACAAGTGCGCCGCCGGCTCCGGCAGCTTCATCGTGCGCGCCGCCAAGTATCTTGAGGTGCGGGTGGAGGATGTCGGCGAGCTGGCGCTCAAAGCGGAGAACCCGCAGCCTATCTCCAGCGTGTGCGCGGTGCTGGCGGAGAGCGAGATCATCAACCACGTCAGTGCCGGGGTGGGCGTCGAGGACATCCTGCGCGGCATTTACGATTCCCTGGCCGACCGCGCCTCGCTGCTGTTGAAGCGCGTGGGTATGGGCAAGGAGCTCACCTTCCTCGGTGGAGTAGCCCGGCAACGGGGGATGGTCCGGGCGCTGGAAGAGCGGCTCGGTGTCTCAGTCCACGTCCCCGAGGGCTGCGATGAGGTGTGTGCTATCGGGGCGGCACTGCTCGGCCTGAAGCGCCTGGAAGCCCGCCAGCCCGCACCTGCTTTGAGGTGA